In Pseudomonadales bacterium, the genomic stretch CAAAATCAAGAACATCAAAGCAGGCGCATTCAGCGAACACGAGTTCTCGTATGTTGATGAGAAGTTCTTGAAATTGCGTGGTGAAAAACTTGCCAAGCAAGATGACTTGCTGATTTCCATGTCTGGGAATCGGCATGATGGCTCGCCAGAGACTTGGGTCGGTAAAGTTGCCTATTTCTCAAAAGATGAAACCCATCTAATTAACCAGCGGGTTGGCGCGTTGCGGCTGAAACCGGGCGCAAGGGTTTTGCCTCGTTTTGCTGGGTATGTGCTTTCAGCTTGGGACTATCAGCAACATTTCATTGCTGTGGCTACAAGTTCTGGCGGGCAAGCCAATTTGTCTCCGGGGCAAATTCTTGGAGTTCCTTTTTCTGTTCCACCCCTCGAAGAACAACACGCTATCGCCGAAACCCTTGGTGCACTCGACGACCGCATCGCCAACCTGCGGCAGACCAACGCCACGCTGCAAGCCATCGCCGCGGCGCTGTTCAAGTCATGGTTCGTGGACTTCGACGGCGTGCCGCAAGAGGACATGCAGGAATCGGAACTGGGCTTGATTCCAAAGGGGTGGCGAGCTTATGCCTTCGGCGAAATCGCCACTCTCGGCAAAGGCAGCGTGAACCCTGCAACGCAACCGCAAACCGTATTCCAGCATTACAGCCTGCCCGCGTTCGACGCAGGCCAAATGCCGATTGCCGAAACGGGTCAAGCCATCAAGAGCAACAAGACGCCGGTTCCGTTCGACGCAGTGTTGGTGTCGAAACTCAACCCGCACATTCCGCGCATCTGGTTCGTCGGCGAGACAGGTGACAGCGCCGTGTGCTCAACCGAGTTCCTCGTATGGACGCCAAAGCCCGGTATTGGCAGTGCATTCATCTATTTCGTCGCCACTTCGCCAGAGTTCAACGCCACGATGCGCCAACTTGTTACCGGCACATCGAACAGTCATCAACGCGTCAAACCCGATCAACTCGCCAGTGCGCACGCCGCCATCGCAAGCAAGGAATCCATCGCCGCTTTCGATGAAGCTATCGCACCGATATTGAAAAAAATCGAACACAACCGCCAGCAAGCCGCCACCCTCGCCACCCTGCGCGATACCCTGCTGCCCCGTCTAATTTCCGGCAGACTAAGAATGGGTAATGCAGAGCGAGCCTCCGGGGAGGGGATGGAATGATTTTGGATTGGTATGCCAGCATTGATTGGTCGGCAACAGGCGCAATGATCGGCGGCTTGTCCACCACCATGGTCGCAATCCTGACCATTGCGCTAATTAAAGAAAACAGACTGTTACGAAAGGCTGGGAATTCCCCGCGGGTGGTAGCTCACTTTGAAATGCACCCTGATGGCACTGGCGGGCTGAACATGGCATTGTCCAATGTCGGTACTGGCCCCGCCTTCGATGTGTCGTTTTCGTTCGAGCGGAAAGCGGGTGACTTCGAGAATTACAACATCATTGTGGATTATTCTGCCCAACGTCCCACGATGACGATGATCGCACAGGGCGAGAAGATCAGCTTCCTGTTTGCCATTGGATTCAACCTGTTCCAGCCCAAAGACCCGAATGTTAGCCAGCAACTCAAGCCTTTCCATGTCAAAGTGAACTGGCGCGCATCCGGTAGTGACGAACAACTCTCGGAGAAATACCAACTTGATGTTTCCGCTTATGCAGGCTTACCGGGAATGATGAACAAGCCGCATTTGATGCGGATTGCCGACGAACTGGCCGACATCAAGAAACAGATCGTTAAACTGGCAACTCGCTCAAGTGGATTGGCTTCGTTTGGCTCAGCACAGCTTATCGATGCGACAAAAACGGAGCAGAGAACAAGACAAGTCGTGAAGGGAAATCCATCTGGCACTGGCGAGGAGTCGAGTTGATGCGCTCTGCTCAATTCCCCGCTTGGCTCACTGCCGGCGAATCCGACACGCTGAAGTTCAAGAAATCCACCGCCGAACTGCGCCGCGCAGGCGAAACGCTGTGCGGCTTTCTCAACGGCAACGGTGGACGGGTGTTGATCGGCGTATCGCCAGACAACAAGGCCGTGGGGCAGGATGTGAGTGATGCCACGCTGCGCGACATTGCCGCCATGCTGGGGCGCTTTGAACCGGCGGCGCAGGTGGAGATGGAGCGTATCGCCGTTGCTGGCGGGCGCGAGGTCATCGTGCTGGCGGTGCCATCGGCGCGGGAATATGCGCCGTTTGCCTTCGATGGGCGGCCTTGCAAGCGCACGGGTTCCACGACTTCGGTAATGCCGCAGGACGAGTACGCACGGCTGCTGCTCGACCGCAGCCACAGCCGTCACCGTTGGGAAAACCAGCCCGCCGTGGGCGTGACGCTGGATGATCTGGATGCAGAAGAAATCCTGCTTACGCGGCAAACGGCCATTGCACAGCGGCGCTTGTCTGCCAGCACGAGCATGGACATCGGCGACATTCTCGACCGGCTCGGCCTGCGCGTGGACGGCAACATCACCAACGCAGCACAGATGCTCTACGGCACCAAATTTCTACCGCATTACCCGCAAGCCTTGCTGAAGCTGGGGCGCTTTCGTGGCGACAAGATTACTGGCGACATCATCGACAACAAGCAGGAGCACATGCACGCCTTTGCGATGGTGCGTGAGGCCATGGCGTGGCTGGATCGTACGCTGCCGCTGGCGGCGCATTTTCCGAAAGCCAGCGAGGCGGGGGGCCTTGTGGGCACGATCTTCCGGCAAGACCGCCTGCCCGTGCCTGCCGATGCGCTGCGCGAAATCATCATCAATGCGGTCATTCACCGCGATTGCAGCCTGCCTTACGGCTATGTGGCGATTGCAGTGTTTGACGACCGCATCGAAGTGCGCAGCGCGGGCGATTTGCCCACGGGCATCAGCGCGGAGATGCTGACGCAAGAACACACATCCAAACCACGCAACCCGTTGATTGCCGGGGCATTCCATCGAACCGGCGCGATCGAGGTTTGGGGGCGGGGCACGAACCGGGTGATTGATGATTGCCGTGCTTACGGCGTAGCCGACCCAGTGTTCAACGAAAATGCGGGTTTCGTGACGGTGAGTTTTGCGGCGGAGGTGGTGGCGGATGCGGTGGCTTTGTCCCAAGTGCGTCCCAAGTTGAGTTGTTGGGATTTACCAAGGAGCCACGGGCACAGCCGGAGCTGATGGCCTTTGCGGGCCACACCAATCGAACACGATTCCGTGACCAAGTGCTGCGCCCGCTGCTGGATGCAGGCTTGCTCGAATTGACCATCCCCGACAAGCCGCGCAGTCCAAAACAGCAATACCGCACCACGGCGGCGGGCCTGGCGCGTATCGTCAAGGAGGCGAACTGATGGCGTTTCTCTCCGAAGCCGATCTCGAGCAAGTCCAAACACCGCAACTTCCCCGATCCAGACCCATCGGGCGTGCTAAAGTTAAGCACAACAAGGTGTGTTTAATGCAAATTTCCGATGAAAGAAGTTTCAGATCAACAGGTTGCAGAGCATCTTAAGCGCCTGAATCCATGGTGGCAGAGCGCCACGATGGATGCCGAGACGCTGGCCCTGTGTCCCCGCGCCTATCTTGGCCCAGTGCGGCAATTGCTTCAGGAACCCAAGTTGCGTCGTGCCGTGGTGCTGTTGGGGCCGCGCCGGGTGGGCAAGACCATCCTGATCCGCCATCTGATCGCCGATCTGCTGAAGCAGTCCGTGCCCACGCGGCGCATCGCCTACGTGGAAATGGATCATCCGCTGCTACATGGGCAATCGCTGGAAGCGCTGATTCGCCAGATCGAAGACGCTACGCCCGATGGCGAAGGCACGCGCTATTTGTTCTTCGACGAAATCCAGTCGCACAAGGATTGGGAAAAACACCTCAAGCCGCTGGTGGATCACCGGCCAGACCTGAAGATTCTGGTGTCAGGATCTGCTGCTGCCGCGCTCAAGCGCCAGAGCAGCGAATCCGGCGCGGGCCGCTTCACCGACTTCCTGCTGCCGCCGTTGACGTTTTCCGAATACCTGCAATTGCGGCAGGAGCCGGCAGCCATTGCCGAGGAAGAACCGGGGCTCTATGTGCTGGCCGATATCGCGCAGTTGAACGCGCAGTTCGCCGAATACGTCAATTATGGCGGCTATCCGGAACTGGCGCTGTCGCCCACGGTGCGGAGCAACCCGGAACGCTTCGTGAAATCCGACATCGTGGAAAAGGTGCTGCTGCGCGATCTGCCGCAGTTGTACGGCATCAAGGACATCCAGGAGCTCAATTCGCTGTTCACCTTGCTGGCGTTCAACACGGCGGAAGAAGTGTCATTCGAGCAGCTTTCGCAGCGCAGCGGCGTGGGCAAGCAGACCATCCAGAAATACATCGAATATCTGGAAGCGGCGTTCCTCATCAAGCGTGTATTCCGGGTGGATCAGGATGGCAAACGCTATCAGCGTGAGCGCAACTTCAAGGTCTATCTGACCAACTCGGCGATGTACACCGGCTTGTTCGGTGCCAAGTCGCCGGATGACCCGGAGTTCGGGCATTTGGTGGAAACAGCCTTGTTCGCGCAGCGTTTCCATGAGGACGCCCGGTTGAACTACGCCCGCTGGGGAGCCGACGATTGCGAAGTGGATCTCGTCGAATCCTCGCTGACGTTCAAGCCGGTCTCCGCGCTGGAAATCAAGTGGAGCGACAAATTCGCGGACAAGCCGGAAGCGCTCAAGGGTCTGATGAAATTCGTGCGCAACAATCGACTGCCCTTGGCCTGGGCCACGACCCGGAACAGGATCAGGCAACAAGTGATCGATGGCAGCGAGATCCGCCAATGGCCCGCAGCCGCACTGGCGTTCCACTATGGCGTCCGCGCCGTACAGGGCCGGTTGGCCGGCTATGAAGCGCAGATCAAGGACATCACCGCATGACGTGGAACCCGGAGCCCCGCTGATGGCCTTCCTCTCCGAAGCCGACATCGAATCAGCCCTGCTTGCGCAACTGCGCTCGCTCGGCTGGGCCACGACGTCGGACGAGGTGATCGGCCCGGACGGCAGCGCGCCGGAGCGCGACAGCCACGATGTGACGGTGCTGCACAAGAGGCTGGCCGAAGCCGTGGCGCGGCTCAATCAGCAGA encodes the following:
- a CDS encoding restriction endonuclease subunit S gives rise to the protein MASELSINCVGDAFDLVNGYAFKSADFIDSGVRVIKIKNIKAGAFSEHEFSYVDEKFLKLRGEKLAKQDDLLISMSGNRHDGSPETWVGKVAYFSKDETHLINQRVGALRLKPGARVLPRFAGYVLSAWDYQQHFIAVATSSGGQANLSPGQILGVPFSVPPLEEQHAIAETLGALDDRIANLRQTNATLQAIAAALFKSWFVDFDGVPQEDMQESELGLIPKGWRAYAFGEIATLGKGSVNPATQPQTVFQHYSLPAFDAGQMPIAETGQAIKSNKTPVPFDAVLVSKLNPHIPRIWFVGETGDSAVCSTEFLVWTPKPGIGSAFIYFVATSPEFNATMRQLVTGTSNSHQRVKPDQLASAHAAIASKESIAAFDEAIAPILKKIEHNRQQAATLATLRDTLLPRLISGRLRMGNAERASGEGME
- a CDS encoding putative DNA binding domain-containing protein, which translates into the protein MRSAQFPAWLTAGESDTLKFKKSTAELRRAGETLCGFLNGNGGRVLIGVSPDNKAVGQDVSDATLRDIAAMLGRFEPAAQVEMERIAVAGGREVIVLAVPSAREYAPFAFDGRPCKRTGSTTSVMPQDEYARLLLDRSHSRHRWENQPAVGVTLDDLDAEEILLTRQTAIAQRRLSASTSMDIGDILDRLGLRVDGNITNAAQMLYGTKFLPHYPQALLKLGRFRGDKITGDIIDNKQEHMHAFAMVREAMAWLDRTLPLAAHFPKASEAGGLVGTIFRQDRLPVPADALREIIINAVIHRDCSLPYGYVAIAVFDDRIEVRSAGDLPTGISAEMLTQEHTSKPRNPLIAGAFHRTGAIEVWGRGTNRVIDDCRAYGVADPVFNENAGFVTVSFAAEVVADAVALSQVRPKLSCWDLPRSHGHSRS
- a CDS encoding transcriptional regulator, which translates into the protein MAFAGHTNRTRFRDQVLRPLLDAGLLELTIPDKPRSPKQQYRTTAAGLARIVKEAN
- a CDS encoding ATP-binding protein; translation: MKEVSDQQVAEHLKRLNPWWQSATMDAETLALCPRAYLGPVRQLLQEPKLRRAVVLLGPRRVGKTILIRHLIADLLKQSVPTRRIAYVEMDHPLLHGQSLEALIRQIEDATPDGEGTRYLFFDEIQSHKDWEKHLKPLVDHRPDLKILVSGSAAAALKRQSSESGAGRFTDFLLPPLTFSEYLQLRQEPAAIAEEEPGLYVLADIAQLNAQFAEYVNYGGYPELALSPTVRSNPERFVKSDIVEKVLLRDLPQLYGIKDIQELNSLFTLLAFNTAEEVSFEQLSQRSGVGKQTIQKYIEYLEAAFLIKRVFRVDQDGKRYQRERNFKVYLTNSAMYTGLFGAKSPDDPEFGHLVETALFAQRFHEDARLNYARWGADDCEVDLVESSLTFKPVSALEIKWSDKFADKPEALKGLMKFVRNNRLPLAWATTRNRIRQQVIDGSEIRQWPAAALAFHYGVRAVQGRLAGYEAQIKDITA